From a region of the Myxococcaceae bacterium JPH2 genome:
- a CDS encoding aldehyde dehydrogenase family protein, with translation MSFRITYSVLDADLSALHAQFDAALDSVRGTLGARLPSWIAGAPYQSGDLLESRNPARPDELLASFHRTPVSELDRVVRAAREAQRTWGATSWEERVRILRKAADLISERRLELSARMTLEVGKSRLESLGDVEESADLLRYYSRQLEEAEGFRRPMASLAPREHTLSVLRPYGVFAVVAPFNFPLALAAGMSAGALLGGNAVILKPSEETPWCAEGLYHALADAGLPPGVFQVVHGEGESLGAALVRHPGVDGVSFTGSKAVGMDIHRHLSTGRVRPCLLELGGKNPAIVCRDADLELAIEGCFRSAFGLSGQKCSALSRIYVHESLLNDFTDGLARKAREAKVGDPSLASVFTGPVINAAAVQRFERAVDDARRDGAIIAGGGRPRLEGDLARGHFVEPTVVALAHDHRLMREELFLPFVGVTRFRTLDEALRLANHCDYGLTAGIFSRAPEDVERFMSEAEAGVLYANRGTGATTGAWPGVQSFCGWKSSGASGKGGCGPYYVSQFMREQAQTRMG, from the coding sequence ATGAGCTTTCGCATCACCTACTCGGTGCTGGATGCGGACCTGTCCGCGCTGCACGCCCAGTTCGACGCGGCGCTCGACTCGGTCCGAGGCACGCTGGGCGCGCGGCTTCCGTCGTGGATCGCCGGCGCGCCGTATCAGAGCGGAGACCTGCTGGAGAGTCGCAACCCCGCGCGCCCGGACGAACTGCTCGCCTCCTTCCATCGCACGCCGGTCTCGGAGCTCGACCGCGTGGTGCGCGCCGCGCGCGAGGCCCAGCGCACGTGGGGCGCCACGAGTTGGGAGGAGCGCGTGCGCATCCTCCGGAAGGCCGCGGACCTCATCTCCGAGCGACGACTGGAGCTGTCCGCGCGGATGACGCTGGAGGTCGGCAAGAGCCGGCTGGAGTCGCTGGGGGACGTGGAGGAGTCCGCGGACCTGCTGCGCTACTACTCCCGACAGCTCGAGGAGGCCGAGGGCTTCCGCCGTCCCATGGCGAGCCTCGCTCCGCGCGAGCACACCTTGAGCGTGCTGCGCCCCTATGGGGTGTTCGCCGTGGTCGCGCCCTTCAACTTCCCGCTGGCGCTCGCGGCGGGGATGAGCGCGGGCGCACTGCTGGGTGGCAACGCCGTCATCCTCAAGCCGAGCGAGGAGACGCCGTGGTGCGCCGAGGGCCTGTACCACGCGCTCGCGGATGCGGGCCTTCCTCCCGGCGTGTTCCAGGTGGTGCACGGCGAAGGGGAGTCGCTCGGCGCGGCGCTGGTGCGCCATCCGGGCGTGGACGGCGTCTCGTTCACCGGGAGCAAAGCGGTGGGCATGGACATCCACCGGCACCTGTCCACGGGCCGCGTGCGCCCCTGCCTGTTGGAGTTGGGTGGGAAGAACCCCGCCATCGTCTGCCGCGACGCGGACCTCGAACTCGCCATCGAGGGCTGCTTCCGCTCCGCCTTTGGCCTGTCCGGACAGAAGTGCAGCGCGCTGTCTCGCATCTACGTTCACGAGTCCCTGCTGAACGACTTCACCGACGGGCTGGCGCGCAAGGCGCGCGAGGCGAAGGTGGGGGACCCGTCGCTCGCGTCGGTGTTCACCGGCCCTGTCATCAACGCCGCGGCGGTCCAGCGCTTCGAGCGCGCGGTGGACGATGCGCGTCGGGACGGCGCCATCATCGCGGGAGGCGGGCGTCCGCGACTGGAGGGCGACCTCGCGCGGGGCCACTTCGTGGAGCCCACCGTGGTCGCGCTGGCGCACGACCATCGCTTGATGCGCGAGGAGCTGTTCCTCCCCTTCGTCGGAGTCACCCGCTTCCGCACCTTGGATGAAGCGCTGCGGTTGGCCAACCACTGCGACTATGGCCTGACCGCCGGAATCTTCAGCCGCGCCCCCGAGGACGTGGAGCGCTTCATGTCCGAGGCCGAGGCCGGTGTCCTCTACGCCAACCGAGGCACGGGCGCGACGACAGGCGCCTGGCCCGGGGTGCAGTCGTTCTGCGGTTGGAAGTCCAGCGGCGCGTCCGGCAAGGGCGGCTGCGGTCCCTATTACGTCTCCCAGTTCATGCGCGAGCAGGCGCAGACGCGGATGGGCTGA